In Trichocoleus desertorum ATA4-8-CV12, the following proteins share a genomic window:
- a CDS encoding Uma2 family endonuclease has product MSDLQTQIPTDTWLAASWDEYFQVLDASVTQQAKGYYYKGHMRIEMSPVSFDHGKDHVVIIFAVNLFVALRGISATGLDTTTFRKTGLQECQPDVAYYVGPQAQAIPNGTGIVNLNQYPAPDLVIEIARSSLLDDLGTKRALYEELGVREYWVVDVQNTQILAYAIADQGSRRIQESQVFSGLAIATLESALQRSRETDQSQVGAWLLQQFQA; this is encoded by the coding sequence GTGAGTGATCTACAGACCCAAATACCCACTGATACTTGGCTAGCGGCATCTTGGGATGAATATTTCCAGGTGCTTGATGCTTCCGTGACTCAGCAGGCGAAGGGATATTATTACAAAGGCCACATGAGGATTGAGATGTCGCCAGTCAGCTTTGATCATGGCAAAGATCATGTCGTGATCATCTTTGCGGTCAATCTTTTTGTGGCCCTCAGAGGAATTTCAGCGACAGGTTTAGACACCACCACCTTTCGTAAAACTGGATTGCAAGAATGCCAACCCGATGTTGCTTATTATGTCGGCCCTCAGGCTCAAGCAATCCCCAATGGCACCGGAATTGTCAATCTCAACCAATATCCTGCACCTGATTTAGTAATTGAGATAGCCAGAAGCTCACTGCTTGATGACTTGGGCACCAAACGTGCACTGTATGAAGAGTTGGGCGTGCGCGAATATTGGGTGGTAGATGTGCAGAACACTCAAATTCTGGCTTACGCCATTGCCGACCAAGGCAGCAGACGGATTCAGGAATCCCAAGTGTTTTCAGGGTTAGCGATCGCCACTCTAGAATCAGCCCTCCAACGCAGCCGTGAGACAGACCAATCTCAGGTAGGAGCTTGGTTACTACAACAGTTTCAAGCTTAG
- a CDS encoding conjugal transfer protein TraX produces MPLQLNNFHIKLLAAILMVIDHVGVVFFPNVLAFRMVGRLSFPLFAWLLAQGEQHTRNVERYLLRLLVLGIVSQPLYVLALQGEFLNILFTLTLGVTMLRLSRHWPELRYGILAASMIAAELLKFEYGAYGIAIIGLLSQFRSTYYWWGIWLGLHLFLAIASSEFGLFQLPAALAPLLLLITNQQKGPTMRWFYTFYPAHLLLIWAVVRSQ; encoded by the coding sequence ATGCCGTTGCAGCTGAATAACTTCCACATCAAGCTTTTGGCTGCAATCCTTATGGTGATTGACCATGTGGGGGTAGTTTTCTTTCCCAATGTCCTAGCATTCCGTATGGTAGGTCGTCTCAGCTTTCCTTTATTTGCGTGGCTGCTGGCGCAGGGAGAACAACATACTCGTAACGTAGAGCGCTATCTACTCAGGCTGCTGGTGTTAGGCATTGTCAGTCAGCCACTGTATGTGCTGGCCTTGCAGGGCGAATTCCTCAATATTCTATTTACGCTGACGTTAGGAGTGACGATGTTGCGGTTGAGCCGCCACTGGCCAGAACTACGCTATGGAATTTTGGCGGCGAGTATGATTGCGGCAGAACTGCTGAAGTTTGAATATGGCGCTTATGGGATTGCAATCATTGGGCTGTTATCTCAGTTTCGCTCCACCTATTACTGGTGGGGGATCTGGCTAGGATTACATCTCTTTTTAGCGATCGCTTCCAGTGAATTTGGCTTATTTCAACTCCCTGCTGCATTGGCTCCATTATTGTTGCTAATAACAAACCAGCAGAAGGGGCCGACGATGCGCTGGTTTTATACCTTTTACCCGGCTCATCTACTGTTGATTTGGGCTGTGGTTCGTAGCCAGTGA
- a CDS encoding transposase yields MIVLEFKAYGKSTQFSAINEALRTVQFIRNKALRFWMDGLGKTQYDLNKYCAVLAKEFSFANELNSMARQAAAERAWSAISRFYDNCKKQLPGKKGFPQFQKDNRSVEYKSSGWKLAENRKSITFTDKKGIGTLKLKGTRDLHFYQSDQIKRVRLVKRADGYYVQFCVSVDRSESVEASGSAIGLDVGLKEFYTDSNGVMVENPRFLRKSERRLKQAQRRVSKRVKGSNNRRKARQILGKRHLKISRQRKDHAVKLARCVVQSNDLIAYEDLSIKNMVRNHCLAKSINDASWYQFRVWLEYFGKVFKKITIAVPPHGTSQECSSCGVVVKKSLSTRTHACQCGTVLDRDHNAARNILSRGLSTVGHTGTFARDASNAWGEDTATLAGAILSEQVTS; encoded by the coding sequence ATGATTGTACTTGAGTTTAAGGCTTACGGAAAATCAACGCAGTTCAGCGCCATTAATGAGGCTCTGAGAACCGTTCAATTCATTCGTAACAAGGCTTTGCGCTTTTGGATGGATGGGTTGGGTAAGACTCAATACGACCTCAATAAATACTGCGCTGTCCTCGCCAAAGAGTTTTCCTTTGCCAATGAACTCAACTCAATGGCGCGTCAAGCTGCGGCTGAACGCGCTTGGTCTGCAATCAGTCGCTTTTACGACAACTGCAAGAAGCAACTCCCTGGCAAGAAAGGATTTCCCCAGTTTCAGAAGGACAATCGCTCGGTTGAATACAAATCATCCGGGTGGAAGCTGGCTGAAAACCGGAAATCTATCACTTTCACCGACAAAAAGGGAATCGGCACCCTGAAGCTAAAAGGCACCCGCGATCTCCACTTCTACCAGAGCGACCAAATCAAGCGAGTGCGACTGGTAAAGCGGGCTGATGGGTACTACGTTCAGTTCTGTGTGTCGGTCGATCGTTCTGAGTCGGTTGAAGCATCAGGCAGTGCCATCGGACTCGATGTAGGACTCAAAGAGTTTTACACCGACTCCAATGGCGTGATGGTTGAGAATCCGCGTTTTCTCCGTAAGAGTGAACGCAGATTAAAACAGGCTCAAAGGCGCGTGTCAAAGCGGGTCAAAGGGTCAAACAACAGACGCAAAGCAAGGCAGATTTTAGGTAAGCGCCATCTCAAAATAAGTCGGCAACGTAAAGACCACGCTGTGAAGTTAGCGCGGTGCGTCGTTCAGTCTAACGACTTGATCGCCTATGAAGATTTGAGCATCAAAAACATGGTGCGGAATCATTGTCTTGCCAAGTCGATTAACGACGCATCTTGGTATCAGTTCCGGGTGTGGCTGGAATATTTTGGCAAGGTGTTCAAGAAGATCACCATTGCTGTACCGCCGCATGGGACGAGCCAAGAATGCTCTAGCTGTGGAGTGGTGGTCAAGAAGTCACTCAGCACGAGAACCCATGCTTGCCAGTGTGGGACTGTGCTAGACCGTGACCACAATGCGGCTAGAAACATCCTGAGTCGAGGATTGAGTACGGTAGGGCATACCGGAACTTTTGCACGAGATGCAAGCAACGCTTGGGGAGAAGACACCGCTACTCTGGCTGGAGCAATCCTGTCTGAGCAAGTGACTTCGTAG
- a CDS encoding Nif11-like leader peptide family natural product precursor, with the protein MTQGAAQFFKAATQDEALKNKLKATSNPQTFIEIAAQSGYEFTLEDLSTAIEQLSEAEIAAMINPGIGPRQHILPR; encoded by the coding sequence ATGACACAAGGTGCAGCCCAATTCTTTAAAGCGGCCACCCAGGACGAAGCCTTAAAGAACAAGCTAAAAGCGACTTCCAATCCGCAAACTTTCATTGAGATTGCGGCTCAAAGTGGCTATGAATTTACTTTGGAGGATCTTAGTACAGCCATTGAGCAACTTTCGGAAGCTGAAATTGCGGCGATGATTAATCCTGGGATTGGTCCGCGTCAGCACATATTACCCAGGTGA
- the ubiG gene encoding bifunctional 2-polyprenyl-6-hydroxyphenol methylase/3-demethylubiquinol 3-O-methyltransferase UbiG: MQKPNDLAFYDLSADQWWSETAKIYALHHLNAPRFEYFDRHIDNWQGLSVLDVGCGGGFSCEFLARRGAIASGIDQSRNCIAKAQEHALSNQLAIAYQHGYAEALPYLDNAFDVVVCVDVLEHVDDLKQTIAEIHRVLKPGGTFCFDTINRTLKSKLIMIWLLENILREIPAGIHDWQKFIQPPELIALMRSHGFEEMEIKGFNIFGATVLNNLAAYWHYRQTKGFQISINEDTSVMYIGKAKKAIATYFNS, translated from the coding sequence ATGCAAAAACCTAATGATTTGGCATTTTATGACCTGAGCGCAGACCAGTGGTGGAGCGAAACAGCTAAGATCTATGCGCTTCACCATCTGAACGCCCCTCGCTTTGAGTATTTCGATCGCCATATTGATAATTGGCAAGGCTTAAGCGTGTTGGATGTGGGGTGTGGAGGTGGCTTTTCTTGTGAGTTTCTAGCTCGACGAGGCGCGATCGCCTCAGGAATTGACCAATCTCGTAACTGCATTGCTAAAGCTCAGGAACATGCCCTTAGCAACCAACTGGCGATCGCTTATCAACACGGTTACGCCGAAGCGCTACCTTATCTGGATAATGCTTTTGATGTGGTCGTCTGTGTGGATGTATTGGAGCATGTGGATGATTTGAAGCAAACCATTGCAGAGATTCATCGGGTACTGAAACCCGGTGGCACCTTCTGTTTCGACACCATCAACCGCACATTGAAGTCAAAGCTGATCATGATTTGGCTGCTAGAAAACATTTTGCGAGAAATCCCAGCAGGCATTCATGATTGGCAAAAATTTATCCAACCCCCAGAACTGATTGCTTTGATGCGATCGCACGGGTTTGAGGAGATGGAGATCAAAGGATTCAATATTTTTGGAGCAACAGTGCTAAATAATTTAGCCGCCTATTGGCACTACCGCCAAACCAAAGGCTTCCAGATCAGCATTAATGAGGATACATCGGTGATGTACATTGGCAAAGCCAAAAAGGCGATCGCTACTTACTTTAACTCATGA
- a CDS encoding alanine--glyoxylate aminotransferase family protein has translation MTLTLSINDAQRLQLAPLAAPTRLLLGPGPSNAHPDVLAAMSQTPVGHLDPAFLQLMDEIQAQLRYVWQTENPLTIAVSGTGTAAMEATLANTVEPGDVVLVGVAGYFGNRLVDMAGRYGANMQTITKPWGQVFSLEELRTALETHRPAILALVHAETSTGARQPIEGVGDLCREFDCLLLLDTVTSLGGVPIFLDEWKVDLAYSCSQKGLGCSPGASPFTMGPRAIAKMQQRQTKVANWYLDMNLLGKYWGNERVYHHTAPINLYYGLREALRLIGEEGLANCWQRHQKNVEYLWQSLEEIGLTPHVDREFRLPTLTTVRIPEGVDGKAIARQLLNEHNIEVGGGLGELAGKVWRVGLMGYNSRPESVDRLIAALKQVLPQ, from the coding sequence ATGACATTAACACTTTCCATCAACGACGCTCAGCGATTGCAACTCGCACCTCTAGCCGCGCCTACCCGCTTGCTCTTGGGGCCTGGTCCCTCCAATGCTCACCCGGATGTGCTAGCCGCCATGAGCCAAACGCCAGTGGGCCACCTTGATCCAGCTTTTCTGCAATTAATGGACGAGATTCAAGCCCAGTTGCGCTACGTCTGGCAAACCGAAAACCCCCTGACGATCGCGGTTAGCGGCACGGGCACAGCAGCTATGGAAGCGACCCTCGCCAATACCGTCGAGCCAGGGGATGTGGTGCTGGTGGGTGTCGCAGGTTACTTTGGCAATCGCTTGGTGGACATGGCAGGACGCTACGGCGCAAATATGCAGACTATTACCAAGCCTTGGGGCCAAGTTTTCTCGCTAGAAGAACTCCGCACCGCTTTAGAAACTCACCGTCCGGCGATTTTGGCTCTGGTCCATGCCGAAACTTCCACCGGAGCCCGCCAACCGATAGAAGGCGTGGGTGATCTGTGTCGTGAGTTTGACTGTTTGTTGCTGCTCGATACCGTTACTAGTCTGGGTGGTGTGCCCATCTTCCTAGATGAGTGGAAAGTGGACTTGGCCTACAGTTGCAGCCAAAAAGGTCTAGGTTGTTCTCCTGGCGCTTCTCCCTTCACGATGGGACCACGGGCGATCGCCAAAATGCAGCAACGCCAAACTAAGGTGGCGAACTGGTATCTGGATATGAACCTGCTGGGCAAATATTGGGGGAATGAGCGGGTTTATCACCACACGGCTCCCATCAACCTCTACTATGGCCTGCGAGAAGCCCTGCGTCTGATTGGTGAAGAAGGATTAGCGAACTGCTGGCAGCGCCACCAAAAGAACGTGGAATACCTCTGGCAAAGTCTGGAAGAGATTGGCCTGACTCCCCACGTCGATCGTGAGTTCCGCCTTCCCACCCTAACTACGGTGCGAATTCCAGAAGGTGTGGATGGCAAAGCGATCGCCCGTCAACTCCTGAACGAGCACAATATTGAAGTCGGTGGAGGTTTAGGCGAACTAGCAGGCAAAGTTTGGCGCGTGGGCTTGATGGGCTACAACAGCCGCCCCGAAAGTGTCGATCGCCTGATCGCAGCGCTGAAGCAAGTGCTACCGCAGTAA
- a CDS encoding DUF2809 domain-containing protein, with protein sequence MATPSHRDWLKYRIALFLSILAIAPLGYGVRFSKFGPAWFNDGAGSVAYEIFWIFLVALFWPNTSPFRIAAGVCLATCGLEFLQLWQPPWLQALRATLPGRLILGNTFTWSDFSSYFIGSFIGWLGLRSLRHWLRTTAQINSR encoded by the coding sequence ATGGCTACTCCATCTCACCGTGACTGGCTGAAATATCGAATTGCCTTATTTCTGAGTATTTTGGCGATCGCACCTCTCGGTTATGGGGTTCGCTTCTCTAAGTTTGGCCCTGCTTGGTTCAATGATGGGGCGGGCAGTGTCGCCTACGAAATCTTTTGGATCTTTTTAGTGGCGCTATTCTGGCCAAATACATCTCCTTTTAGGATTGCAGCAGGTGTCTGCCTTGCTACCTGTGGTTTAGAATTTTTGCAACTTTGGCAACCTCCGTGGCTACAAGCTTTGCGCGCAACCTTACCAGGCCGACTCATACTAGGAAATACATTTACTTGGTCAGATTTTTCTAGCTATTTTATTGGCAGCTTTATCGGTTGGCTGGGGCTGCGATCGCTCCGTCACTGGCTACGAACCACAGCCCAAATCAACAGTAGATGA
- a CDS encoding argonaute PAZ domain-containing protein, giving the protein MPQPADVCINRFLVRELSHADRDVWSYNYRFEQSPEPEEIYKATSRILWNIRVPGARLESRIVTSEEIAPERLKGDGWSLEIIGQEKLNPGNYQERLALEQLSRRWLERELRKAPGHRLDKAPGGGFIWWNEKKAENCGRGWEVHSGVQLDVAISHEGCLYLEIDNHHRFYTPWLLHEWLEQYRDVPIDYVRNTYDDNSWLFQRVSQEQPNSVLIPNLNISVGEYHRQKGASTEEVDSSLVIYVKRANARQSDQEIAHLSRRLRPSISMEILSYLVEQDQPEAKEVFRNIRKPIAERLEQGGKVAKWIIQKLYRIDDSQPSPQKLSGFRFEAEPLITRTGTVSKPQEVIKRGCLRTGESKFGCLDLSGSRSWPSLIRTQLISTANASHFNALYLEEPQCREEYPDTDLARRRFWSDFAARGILTVLVVSPWLTDGVKIRLRREALQAGIALQFMLPMPRPEKSNEKYRATNITLGLLVKAGWQPVGVKMPDRDQVADIAIGFDAGTNRKLFYGTSAFAVLGDGQSLGWEIPEAQVGERFSGEAIWQATLNIIERFRDEAQRHPRRILLLRDGLVRDNEFDLTIRELESEGIAVDLLEVHKSGAGRIADLSNESGYVDAPLGVGVSIQQGKIFRLITSQAKAGGSARPLEVVKVHGDTSLALLAEQVFRLSQFHPASGLFASRLPMPLHYADKMIKEVQRLGQLGILHGVDRKKIFAA; this is encoded by the coding sequence ATGCCGCAGCCAGCAGATGTTTGTATTAATCGTTTTCTTGTTCGGGAACTAAGCCACGCTGATCGAGACGTTTGGTCTTATAACTATAGATTCGAACAGTCCCCTGAACCGGAAGAGATTTATAAGGCGACAAGCAGAATTTTGTGGAATATTCGAGTACCTGGTGCAAGGCTAGAGAGTAGGATAGTTACTTCTGAAGAAATTGCTCCCGAACGCTTAAAGGGGGATGGCTGGAGTCTAGAGATAATTGGACAAGAAAAATTAAACCCTGGGAATTATCAAGAGCGCTTAGCCTTAGAACAACTCTCACGACGTTGGTTGGAGAGAGAACTACGTAAGGCTCCAGGCCATAGGCTTGACAAAGCTCCTGGTGGGGGTTTTATTTGGTGGAATGAGAAAAAGGCTGAGAACTGTGGAAGAGGATGGGAGGTTCACAGTGGTGTTCAGCTAGATGTTGCTATTAGCCATGAAGGTTGCCTTTATCTCGAAATAGATAACCACCATCGCTTTTATACGCCCTGGCTACTGCATGAGTGGTTAGAGCAATATCGTGATGTTCCTATTGATTATGTACGCAACACTTATGACGATAATTCATGGTTATTCCAACGGGTTAGCCAGGAGCAACCAAACTCAGTCTTGATTCCTAATCTAAATATCAGTGTTGGTGAGTATCATAGGCAAAAAGGCGCAAGTACGGAGGAAGTTGATAGTTCCTTAGTGATATACGTGAAAAGAGCTAACGCAAGACAGTCTGATCAGGAGATTGCTCACCTTTCGCGTCGGCTTAGGCCTAGTATCTCAATGGAAATTTTGAGCTATCTTGTTGAACAGGATCAACCAGAAGCAAAAGAAGTATTTAGGAATATTCGCAAGCCGATCGCTGAGCGACTGGAGCAAGGTGGTAAGGTCGCAAAGTGGATTATTCAGAAGCTTTATCGAATTGATGATTCTCAACCTTCGCCTCAAAAGTTGTCAGGCTTTCGTTTTGAAGCTGAACCGCTCATTACACGAACAGGTACTGTATCGAAGCCTCAAGAAGTAATCAAAAGGGGATGTTTGCGTACAGGTGAAAGTAAGTTTGGATGTCTTGACCTAAGTGGTTCACGATCCTGGCCAAGCCTCATCCGCACACAGCTTATATCTACCGCTAATGCTAGCCACTTCAACGCGCTCTACTTGGAGGAACCTCAGTGTAGAGAAGAATATCCAGACACGGATTTAGCGCGAAGACGGTTTTGGTCAGATTTTGCTGCTAGAGGAATTCTAACTGTTCTAGTAGTAAGTCCTTGGCTAACTGATGGGGTAAAAATTCGTCTCCGGCGAGAAGCTTTGCAGGCAGGAATCGCTCTCCAATTTATGCTTCCTATGCCTCGTCCTGAAAAGAGTAATGAAAAGTATAGAGCGACTAATATTACTCTTGGATTGTTGGTAAAGGCAGGCTGGCAACCTGTAGGAGTAAAGATGCCAGACCGCGACCAAGTTGCTGATATTGCTATTGGTTTTGATGCTGGTACAAATCGAAAGTTATTTTATGGCACAAGTGCATTTGCTGTGCTTGGTGATGGTCAAAGTTTAGGTTGGGAAATACCAGAGGCTCAAGTTGGAGAGCGTTTTTCTGGAGAAGCAATTTGGCAAGCAACTCTCAACATCATTGAGCGATTTAGAGACGAAGCTCAGAGGCACCCACGTAGAATTTTGCTGCTCCGAGATGGTTTAGTTCGAGATAATGAGTTTGATTTGACGATTAGAGAGCTAGAATCGGAAGGAATCGCTGTCGATCTACTGGAAGTTCATAAATCTGGAGCCGGGAGAATTGCAGACCTAAGTAACGAGTCAGGCTATGTAGATGCTCCTCTAGGTGTGGGTGTCTCTATCCAACAAGGCAAAATCTTTCGGTTAATTACCTCTCAGGCAAAGGCTGGGGGTAGTGCCCGTCCATTAGAAGTTGTTAAAGTTCATGGTGATACTTCTTTAGCTCTTCTAGCAGAGCAAGTTTTCCGCCTTAGCCAATTTCATCCAGCAAGCGGTTTGTTTGCTAGCCGTTTACCTATGCCTCTTCATTATGCAGATAAAATGATTAAAGAAGTGCAGCGATTAGGACAACTTGGAATTCTTCATGGAGTGGATCGAAAGAAAATCTTTGCTGCATAA
- a CDS encoding LysR family transcriptional regulator produces the protein MRQITLHQLQVFEAAARHCSFTRAAEELFLTQPTISMQVKQLSQAIGLPLFEQVGKRLFLTDAGQELLVTCREIFERLSLLEMAVANMKGLKQGQLRLAVITTAKYVVPRLLGPFCQRYPGIDVSLKVTNHERVLERMTGNMDDLYIVSQPPEHLDLQSYAFVENPLVVLAPPNHPLAHAKHISLKQLAEEPFIMREPGSGTRKVVQELFDRYGIPIKVKLEIGSNEAIKQAIAGGLGISVLSLHSLNLEGNHGQFSILNVEHFPILRHWYVVYPTGKQLSVVAQTFFDYLQEEGKQIADLRNTVGWSSELKNLVNLV, from the coding sequence GTGAGACAAATTACACTCCACCAGCTCCAAGTCTTTGAAGCGGCAGCTCGCCATTGCAGTTTCACTCGTGCTGCTGAAGAACTTTTTTTGACTCAGCCCACCATTTCCATGCAGGTGAAGCAACTCTCTCAAGCGATCGGCTTGCCTTTGTTCGAGCAAGTGGGTAAGCGGCTTTTCTTGACAGATGCTGGGCAAGAACTCCTTGTGACTTGCCGTGAGATTTTTGAGCGCCTCTCTTTGCTAGAAATGGCTGTGGCGAATATGAAGGGTCTTAAGCAGGGGCAACTACGTCTCGCAGTCATTACAACTGCAAAATATGTTGTACCTCGATTGCTGGGGCCGTTTTGCCAGCGCTATCCCGGTATTGATGTGTCGCTGAAAGTGACCAATCACGAACGGGTGCTAGAGCGGATGACAGGGAACATGGACGATCTCTATATTGTGAGCCAGCCACCAGAGCATCTGGATCTTCAATCCTATGCCTTTGTCGAAAATCCCTTAGTAGTCTTGGCTCCTCCCAATCATCCTTTAGCGCATGCCAAACATATCTCTCTCAAGCAATTAGCAGAAGAACCGTTTATTATGCGGGAGCCTGGTTCTGGAACCCGCAAAGTGGTACAGGAATTGTTCGATCGCTATGGGATTCCAATCAAGGTCAAGCTCGAAATTGGCAGCAATGAAGCGATTAAGCAAGCGATCGCCGGGGGTTTAGGCATCTCTGTGCTTTCGCTGCATAGCTTAAATTTGGAGGGGAACCACGGACAATTCAGTATTTTGAATGTTGAACATTTTCCCATCCTGCGACATTGGTATGTAGTCTATCCTACAGGCAAGCAGCTTTCTGTTGTCGCTCAAACTTTCTTCGACTATTTGCAAGAGGAAGGAAAGCAAATTGCAGATTTGAGAAATACTGTAGGATGGTCATCTGAATTGAAGAATTTGGTTAATTTGGTCTAA
- a CDS encoding SDR family oxidoreductase has translation MAPTALITGGSEGIGKATALLLAHKGYNLVLAARHTDRLETAAQEVRSLGRDVLPVVTDMRDPVQVNTLVEKALGHYGHLDVLVNNAGIYLSGPVEAFSLDDWHQAIDLNLWGYIHAIHALLPHFLQRGTGTIVNVSSIGGKVPVPYLTPYCTTKFAVTGLTESLHSELSPKGIHVAGIYPNVVKSNFMQRAIFRGKDTQDQQARQSQLEQVLQVPVVEKPEDVAQAIWSAIAQKKAEVVVGSANMSIAANRAFPSLMQWVFRKTFQLKDQT, from the coding sequence ATGGCTCCTACAGCATTAATTACAGGTGGTTCTGAAGGAATTGGTAAAGCAACCGCTCTACTTCTGGCCCACAAAGGTTACAACTTAGTTTTAGCCGCTCGGCATACTGATCGACTAGAAACAGCAGCCCAAGAGGTGCGATCGCTGGGACGAGATGTATTACCTGTGGTAACGGATATGAGAGACCCGGTGCAGGTAAATACATTAGTGGAAAAAGCCCTAGGGCATTACGGCCACTTGGACGTCTTAGTGAATAATGCTGGGATATATCTCTCTGGCCCTGTCGAAGCCTTTTCTTTAGATGACTGGCACCAAGCTATCGACCTTAACTTATGGGGATATATCCATGCTATTCATGCCTTGCTCCCTCACTTCCTCCAGCGTGGCACTGGCACCATCGTCAATGTGAGTTCCATTGGTGGTAAAGTTCCCGTTCCTTATTTGACTCCTTACTGCACAACCAAATTTGCTGTGACTGGCCTGACGGAGTCCTTGCACTCGGAGCTATCTCCCAAAGGGATTCATGTCGCAGGCATCTATCCCAACGTGGTCAAAAGTAACTTTATGCAGCGGGCGATCTTCCGGGGTAAAGATACTCAAGATCAGCAAGCTCGTCAATCACAACTGGAACAAGTCCTCCAGGTTCCTGTGGTAGAAAAACCAGAAGATGTGGCACAGGCCATTTGGAGTGCGATCGCCCAGAAAAAAGCCGAGGTCGTTGTCGGTTCTGCAAATATGTCAATTGCAGCGAATCGCGCTTTCCCCAGCCTAATGCAGTGGGTTTTCAGGAAAACATTCCAGTTAAAAGACCAAACGTAG